A region of Thiofilum sp. DNA encodes the following proteins:
- a CDS encoding type 4a pilus biogenesis protein PilO — MKLQDFNYLVEDPASVSWSVKLIALLMVLGFVLFAGYHFMIVERVETLKTVAAKEDELKQTLESRQRRASQLDSYEKQLEEMQNSFGNLLQQLPSSTEIPALIVDISEKGITNGLEIELFEPAAETQKEFYAEKPIKIIALGSYRELAMFVSDISGLPRIVTIHDIKLGFAEDPDKLKDKKNDKNTNLMVNEKPISRLRMEAVIKTYRYLDESVKQKAEKPNSEKKS; from the coding sequence ATGAAACTACAAGATTTTAACTACCTAGTCGAAGATCCCGCTAGTGTGTCATGGTCGGTTAAGCTCATTGCGCTACTGATGGTATTAGGCTTTGTGTTATTTGCGGGCTACCATTTCATGATTGTAGAGCGCGTTGAAACCTTAAAGACAGTGGCTGCTAAAGAGGATGAGCTTAAGCAGACTTTAGAGTCGCGCCAACGTCGTGCCAGCCAATTGGATAGCTATGAAAAGCAATTAGAGGAAATGCAAAATTCATTTGGTAATTTGCTGCAACAATTGCCTAGTAGTACAGAAATTCCGGCTTTGATTGTGGATATTTCTGAAAAAGGCATTACCAATGGCTTAGAAATTGAGTTATTTGAACCCGCAGCAGAAACTCAAAAAGAATTCTATGCGGAAAAACCTATTAAAATTATTGCATTAGGTAGCTACCGCGAGCTGGCTATGTTTGTGAGTGATATTTCTGGCTTACCGCGTATTGTTACTATTCACGATATTAAGCTAGGTTTTGCCGAAGACCCTGATAAGCTTAAAGATAAGAAAAACGATAAAAATACTAATTTGATGGTCAATGAAAAGCCTATTAGCCGCCTAAGAATGGAGGCGGTCATTAAAACTTATCGTTATTTGGATGAAAGTGTTAAGCAAAAGGCTGAAAAGCCTAATAGTGAAAAGAAGAGTTAA
- the ccoS gene encoding cbb3-type cytochrome oxidase assembly protein CcoS: MDALYMLIPIAIGVMFVIVIAFIYTVKSGQYDDLEGPAHRILMDDDDPRIPHQSTEPQPTSPSDKLKE, from the coding sequence ATGGATGCTCTTTATATGCTGATTCCTATTGCTATAGGAGTCATGTTTGTGATCGTAATCGCTTTTATTTATACGGTGAAAAGTGGTCAATATGATGATCTGGAGGGACCAGCGCATCGTATTTTAATGGATGATGATGATCCCCGTATTCCGCATCAATCTACTGAACCCCAACCAACCAGCCCCTCAGATAAATTGAAAGAGTAG
- the pilM gene encoding type IV pilus assembly protein PilM, with protein MFSFYRRKTNLLGIDISSSAVKLVEMARKGRDYRIESYAVAALPEGVCNEKDIVEPEPIGDAIRKVIKDSRTRLRHCALAIPTSMAINKIITMPASIPLAEMETQISLEADQHIPYAMEEVNYDFEVLGPSFNNPNTVDVLLAGTRTENVEVRVAAAEMAGLTVDIVDTETHALELVLRTLTDELNQYESVAVVDFGATMTGITVFEKGRLTFSREQAFGGRQLTEQIMHRYGLTWHEAGLAKKEGNLPENYISEVLEPFKENMVRHLHRFLQFYYASSQRDSVNQILISGGCSRIPGVDEQIQSVIGTPVKIVNPFQKVALSNKVSPIRFTNDMQTLLVAAGLSLRGIV; from the coding sequence GTGTTTTCTTTCTATCGTCGTAAAACAAACTTATTAGGCATTGATATCAGCTCCTCCGCCGTTAAGCTGGTGGAGATGGCACGTAAGGGGCGTGACTACCGTATTGAAAGCTATGCGGTAGCGGCTCTGCCCGAAGGGGTCTGCAATGAAAAAGACATTGTTGAACCGGAACCGATTGGTGATGCGATTCGCAAAGTCATTAAAGACAGCCGTACTCGTTTGCGCCATTGTGCTCTAGCCATTCCTACCTCGATGGCGATTAATAAAATTATCACTATGCCTGCTAGCATCCCGCTGGCTGAAATGGAGACCCAAATCTCTTTAGAGGCGGATCAGCATATTCCTTATGCGATGGAAGAGGTCAATTACGATTTTGAGGTCTTAGGGCCTTCTTTTAATAATCCCAACACCGTCGATGTATTACTGGCGGGTACGCGCACTGAAAATGTCGAAGTCCGAGTCGCAGCGGCAGAAATGGCTGGTTTAACGGTAGACATTGTAGACACCGAAACACATGCCTTGGAGTTGGTATTACGTACCTTAACCGATGAGCTAAATCAGTACGAGTCCGTTGCAGTGGTCGATTTTGGTGCAACCATGACCGGAATTACCGTATTTGAAAAAGGGCGTTTGACTTTTTCGCGTGAGCAGGCATTTGGAGGGCGACAATTAACTGAGCAGATTATGCACCGTTATGGTTTGACTTGGCATGAAGCGGGACTCGCTAAAAAAGAAGGTAATCTACCTGAAAATTATATTTCTGAAGTATTAGAGCCTTTTAAGGAAAATATGGTGCGGCATTTACATCGCTTTTTGCAGTTTTATTATGCATCGAGTCAGCGCGATAGCGTCAATCAAATTTTAATCAGTGGTGGTTGCTCACGTATTCCGGGGGTGGATGAGCAGATTCAGTCAGTAATTGGTACACCCGTTAAAATCGTCAATCCTTTTCAAAAAGTGGCATTAAGTAATAAAGTGAGTCCTATCCGCTTTACTAATGATATGCAAACTTTATTAGTGGCAGCCGGTTTATCCTTAAGAGGGATTGTGTAA
- a CDS encoding PilN domain-containing protein, translating to MASLNLLPWRERERERKKKEFIALLLGTIGLGAGLIFLANTYVENTIEKQEARNSFLQNQISVLDKNIEKIKDLDTTRKALLDRMSIIEDLQGHRPAIVHLFDEIATALPQGMYLTSLNQTGDLIRLTGKAESNARVSSYMNRLDQSQWLSSSNLNLIKIEKEAQDKDDNSKLRDFSLEVYQKTRRGDKS from the coding sequence ATGGCTAGTTTGAATTTATTACCTTGGCGTGAGCGCGAGCGTGAGCGTAAAAAGAAAGAGTTTATAGCTTTATTATTAGGTACGATAGGTTTAGGCGCAGGTTTAATTTTTTTAGCTAATACCTATGTAGAAAATACGATAGAAAAACAAGAGGCGCGGAATAGCTTCCTTCAAAATCAAATTAGTGTATTAGACAAAAATATTGAAAAGATTAAAGATCTAGATACCACCCGTAAGGCATTATTAGATCGCATGTCCATTATTGAGGATTTGCAAGGTCACCGCCCCGCTATTGTCCATTTATTTGATGAAATAGCCACTGCTTTACCGCAAGGTATGTATTTGACTAGCTTAAATCAAACCGGTGATTTAATTCGTCTCACCGGTAAAGCAGAGTCTAATGCACGGGTTTCAAGTTACATGAATCGTTTAGATCAATCACAGTGGTTGAGTTCCTCTAATTTAAATCTGATTAAGATTGAAAAAGAGGCTCAGGATAAAGATGATAATAGTAAATTGCGTGATTTTAGTTTAGAGGTGTATCAAAAAACACGACGCGGTGATAAGTCATGA
- a CDS encoding LysR family transcriptional regulator, with translation MSDRRLQVFHAVARLLSFTKAAEVLHMTQPAVTFQIRQLEDQFDTRLFDRTHNRVTLTEAGQIVFEYAERIFELYNEMENAIREMTDDISGSLTIGASTTISEYMLPALLGDFKSKNSDVKLRLRVSNTEGIVSMVENNVIDLGVVEGPVSNKNLLVEVCRHDELVLIVPPHHELAGKSSVSAKDILKHPFICREEGSGTREVTLDYMSAQGIDKHSLSSCLELGSPEAVKGAVEAGMGVSIVSSASISKELRLGSLVPVKLDPPLARDFSFVRQRQKFKVPAMEELLEFARNYCQKAQQEDLVNNPPLA, from the coding sequence ATGTCAGATAGAAGGTTACAGGTCTTTCATGCTGTTGCAAGACTCTTAAGTTTCACTAAGGCTGCTGAAGTATTGCATATGACACAGCCTGCCGTGACTTTCCAAATTCGTCAATTAGAGGATCAATTTGATACCCGTTTATTTGATCGTACCCATAATCGCGTCACTTTAACCGAAGCGGGGCAAATAGTTTTTGAATATGCGGAGAGGATTTTTGAGCTTTATAACGAAATGGAAAATGCCATTCGTGAAATGACGGATGATATTAGTGGTTCACTGACCATCGGTGCTAGCACGACGATTTCCGAGTATATGCTACCGGCATTATTAGGTGATTTTAAATCTAAAAACTCGGATGTGAAATTACGCCTACGCGTATCTAATACCGAGGGTATTGTGTCAATGGTGGAAAATAATGTCATTGACCTCGGTGTGGTTGAAGGACCTGTTTCTAATAAAAACTTATTGGTCGAAGTGTGCCGTCACGATGAGCTGGTATTAATTGTGCCGCCCCATCATGAATTAGCGGGCAAGAGTTCGGTATCTGCCAAAGATATTCTGAAACATCCTTTTATTTGCCGTGAAGAAGGCTCAGGTACGCGTGAAGTCACCTTAGACTATATGAGTGCACAAGGTATTGATAAACACTCCCTCAGTAGTTGCTTAGAGTTAGGGAGTCCAGAAGCCGTCAAAGGGGCCGTTGAGGCTGGAATGGGGGTCTCGATAGTGTCTAGTGCCTCGATTAGTAAAGAGTTACGCTTAGGTAGTTTAGTACCCGTTAAACTTGACCCGCCTTTAGCACGCGATTTTTCGTTTGTGCGTCAGCGTCAAAAGTTCAAAGTACCTGCTATGGAAGAGTTGCTAGAGTTTGCCCGTAATTATTGTCAAAAAGCGCAACAAGAAGATCTGGTCAACAACCCTCCTTTAGCTTAG
- a CDS encoding pyridoxal phosphate-dependent aminotransferase, with product MNIQLAQRVGRVKPSPTLAITALAAQLKAQGRDIIGLGAGEPDFDTPDYIKQAGIEAINKGQTRYTAVDGIPTLKQAVLDKFKRDNGLGYTLKQVLVSSGGKQSFYNLCQAFLEAGDEVIIPAPYWVSYPDMVLLAEGVPVIITAGQESHFKLSAEQLEAAITPRTKMFVINSPSNPTGMAYTATELAALGEVLRRHPQVLIASDDMYEHVLFAGKPFVNILNVCPDLYERTIVLNGVSKAYSMTGWRIGYAAGPQDLIAAMNTVQSQSTSNPCSISQVAATVALNGDLSFTQMMVAEFEKRHAFVCKAFNAMNGVECLPADGTFYSFPNVKGMMERLAMKTDAELSSYILDKVGVAVVPGSAFGLDNHIRISFATSMKNLEGAMERIAAI from the coding sequence TTGAATATTCAATTAGCACAACGAGTAGGGCGCGTTAAACCCTCACCCACCTTAGCGATCACCGCATTAGCCGCGCAACTCAAAGCACAAGGGCGCGATATTATTGGCTTAGGCGCAGGCGAACCCGACTTCGATACGCCTGATTATATTAAGCAAGCCGGTATTGAAGCGATTAATAAAGGGCAAACTCGCTATACGGCAGTCGATGGTATTCCGACTTTAAAACAAGCCGTGCTAGATAAATTTAAACGTGACAATGGCTTAGGTTATACCCTGAAACAAGTACTGGTGTCCTCTGGTGGTAAACAAAGTTTTTATAATCTGTGCCAAGCCTTTTTAGAGGCGGGTGACGAGGTTATTATTCCAGCACCTTACTGGGTGTCTTATCCTGATATGGTGCTGTTGGCTGAAGGTGTACCCGTCATTATTACCGCAGGGCAAGAGAGTCACTTTAAACTTTCAGCAGAGCAATTAGAGGCAGCGATTACCCCACGCACTAAAATGTTCGTGATCAATAGCCCCTCCAATCCAACCGGTATGGCTTATACCGCTACTGAGTTGGCAGCGCTGGGTGAAGTATTACGCCGCCATCCACAGGTGTTGATTGCCTCAGATGATATGTACGAGCATGTGTTATTTGCGGGTAAACCGTTTGTGAATATTCTGAATGTGTGTCCCGACTTATACGAGCGCACCATTGTGTTAAATGGAGTGTCTAAAGCGTACTCTATGACTGGGTGGCGCATTGGTTATGCAGCAGGGCCACAAGATTTAATAGCAGCGATGAATACGGTGCAATCACAAAGCACCTCTAATCCTTGCTCTATCTCTCAAGTAGCCGCTACCGTGGCACTCAATGGCGATTTGAGTTTCACGCAAATGATGGTAGCTGAGTTTGAAAAGCGTCATGCCTTTGTATGCAAAGCCTTTAATGCGATGAATGGGGTAGAGTGTTTACCTGCTGATGGTACTTTTTATAGCTTCCCGAATGTAAAAGGCATGATGGAGCGTTTAGCCATGAAAACGGACGCTGAACTATCGAGCTATATACTGGATAAAGTCGGTGTAGCGGTCGTACCGGGTTCAGCCTTTGGTTTGGATAATCATATTCGTATCTCCTTTGCGACCAGTATGAAAAATCTGGAAGGGGCAATGGAACGGATTGCTGCTATTTAA
- the uvrB gene encoding excinuclease ABC subunit UvrB, giving the protein MSKAFTLATQYAPAGDQPTAIASLVDGLHQGLFHQTLLGVTGSGKTFTMANVIQTTQRPAIILAHNKTLAAQLYGEMKAFFPQNSVEYFVSYYDYYQPEAYVPSKDVYIEKDAAVNDHIEQMRLAATRALMERPDSIIVATVSAIYGLGDPESYMKMLLLLVRGDQIDQRTLLRRLAEMQYTRNDLDLQRGTFRVRGEVIDIHPADSDKEAIRIELFDNEIETLSYFDPLTGEVLRKVPRATIYPKTHYVTPREVLLEAVEHIKAELKERLEVLRNENRLVEAQRLEQRTTYDIEMILETGYCSGIENYSRYLSKRPAGSPPPCLFDYVPKNAIIFVDESHVTIPQFGGMYKGDRSRKTTLVEYGFRLPSALDNRPLRFDEFEQLLTQVIHVSATPSAYELEHSDNIAEQVVRPTGLVDPIVEVRPILSQVDDVMSEITLRAKKNERVLVTTLTKRMAEDLTEYLMEHDIRVRYLHSDIDTVERVEIIRDLRKGEFDVLIGINLLREGLDIPEVTLVAIMDADKEGFLRSERSLIQTIGRAARNAEGKAILYADKITDSIKAAMRETERRRAKQIAYNAAHGITPTTIQKRIADIMEGAYATIHRNKKGEKKVAETHADYRALSPERALKQLKVLEDKMFAHARNLEFEQAAKMRDEIAALRAQVFGLD; this is encoded by the coding sequence ATGTCAAAAGCCTTTACTTTAGCGACGCAATACGCCCCAGCAGGCGATCAACCGACCGCCATAGCCTCTTTAGTCGATGGACTCCATCAGGGTCTATTCCATCAGACGCTATTAGGGGTAACCGGTTCAGGTAAAACGTTCACTATGGCGAATGTGATTCAGACCACTCAACGTCCGGCTATCATTTTGGCACATAATAAAACCCTAGCCGCACAACTTTATGGGGAAATGAAAGCCTTTTTCCCGCAAAACTCCGTAGAGTACTTCGTATCCTATTACGATTACTATCAGCCTGAAGCCTATGTACCCTCTAAAGATGTGTATATCGAAAAAGATGCCGCCGTGAATGATCATATCGAGCAAATGCGCCTCGCCGCAACCCGCGCCTTGATGGAGCGCCCCGACTCCATCATTGTTGCAACTGTTTCAGCGATTTATGGTTTGGGTGATCCCGAATCGTATATGAAAATGCTCCTGCTTTTAGTGCGTGGCGATCAGATTGATCAGCGCACACTTTTAAGGCGCTTAGCCGAGATGCAATACACTCGCAATGACTTAGATTTACAACGCGGTACGTTTAGAGTACGCGGTGAGGTGATCGACATTCATCCCGCTGACTCGGATAAAGAAGCGATACGCATTGAGCTATTTGACAATGAAATTGAAACGCTAAGCTATTTTGATCCGCTCACGGGTGAGGTATTGCGTAAAGTACCGCGTGCTACGATTTATCCTAAAACCCACTATGTCACCCCGCGTGAAGTATTATTAGAAGCGGTCGAGCATATTAAAGCTGAGCTTAAAGAACGTCTGGAGGTATTACGCAATGAGAACCGACTGGTAGAAGCTCAACGCTTAGAGCAACGGACTACTTATGATATTGAAATGATTTTAGAAACAGGCTATTGCTCTGGGATTGAAAATTACTCGCGCTATTTATCCAAGCGTCCCGCCGGTTCCCCGCCCCCTTGTTTATTCGACTATGTGCCTAAAAATGCGATTATTTTTGTCGATGAATCACACGTCACTATTCCACAGTTTGGGGGGATGTATAAAGGTGACCGCTCGCGTAAAACCACATTAGTCGAATATGGTTTTCGTCTGCCTTCTGCGTTGGATAATCGCCCCTTACGCTTTGACGAATTTGAACAATTACTCACTCAAGTGATTCACGTATCAGCCACACCCAGCGCTTATGAACTGGAACATTCGGATAATATTGCTGAGCAAGTGGTGCGTCCCACTGGCTTAGTTGACCCTATCGTTGAAGTACGCCCGATTCTCTCGCAGGTGGATGATGTCATGTCAGAAATTACCCTAAGAGCGAAAAAGAATGAGCGCGTGCTAGTAACAACGTTGACTAAACGTATGGCAGAGGATTTAACTGAATACCTGATGGAACATGATATTCGAGTACGCTATTTACATTCGGATATTGATACGGTGGAGCGCGTGGAGATTATTCGTGACCTGCGTAAGGGTGAATTTGATGTGCTGATTGGCATTAATTTATTGCGTGAGGGCTTAGATATACCGGAAGTGACTTTAGTCGCTATTATGGATGCTGACAAAGAAGGTTTTTTACGTTCTGAGCGCTCATTGATTCAAACGATTGGGCGTGCCGCACGTAATGCTGAGGGCAAAGCGATTTTATATGCCGATAAAATCACCGACTCGATCAAAGCAGCTATGCGCGAAACCGAGCGTCGCCGTGCTAAACAAATTGCATATAACGCGGCACATGGTATTACGCCTACCACTATTCAAAAACGTATTGCGGATATTATGGAAGGGGCTTATGCCACTATTCATCGTAATAAGAAAGGCGAGAAGAAAGTGGCTGAAACGCACGCCGATTATCGTGCCTTATCACCGGAGCGTGCACTTAAACAGCTTAAAGTTTTAGAAGATAAAATGTTTGCCCATGCGCGGAATTTAGAGTTTGAGCAAGCTGCTAAAATGCGCGATGAAATTGCAGCATTACGCGCTCAAGTATTTGGTTTAGATTAG
- a CDS encoding AI-2E family transporter has translation MLKLINDWYNQHFSNPQVAILALVLLIGSSIIIFTGDILKPILAAIILAYLLDGGVEWLRQLKIPRMIAVFIIFSLFLLLVTLLLFVLAPMLLKQASQFVVAVPNMISTGQQALMLLPEKYPNIISEQVVLEILNSIRTNVTQASQQVLSFSIASVFDLIALMVYMVVVPLLVFFFLKDRNTILQWFGNFLPADRSLVSKVWKELNTKIAGYVRGKFLEILIVWVITFITFLFFGLQYAMLLSFLVGLSVLIPFVGAVVVTIPVVAVAYFQWGYTNDFIYVVIAYGIIQFLDGNLLVPLLFSEMVNLHPAAIIIAVLFFGAIWGIWGVFFAIPLATLIHAIINAWPASHASESDSVSY, from the coding sequence GTGCTTAAACTTATTAATGATTGGTATAACCAACACTTTTCTAATCCTCAGGTCGCTATATTAGCCTTAGTGTTGTTAATTGGCTCCAGTATTATTATTTTTACGGGTGATATTCTTAAGCCCATTTTAGCGGCTATTATATTAGCCTATTTACTAGATGGTGGCGTGGAGTGGCTAAGGCAATTAAAAATACCACGCATGATAGCCGTATTCATTATATTTAGTTTATTTCTGTTGTTGGTGACTTTATTGCTTTTTGTTTTAGCTCCAATGCTCTTAAAGCAGGCTTCACAGTTTGTGGTAGCAGTTCCTAATATGATCTCTACAGGGCAACAGGCTTTAATGCTCTTGCCTGAAAAATACCCCAATATTATTTCCGAGCAAGTAGTCTTAGAAATATTGAACTCTATTCGGACTAATGTTACTCAAGCCTCACAACAAGTATTAAGTTTCTCGATTGCTTCAGTATTTGATCTGATTGCTTTGATGGTCTATATGGTGGTAGTGCCGTTATTAGTATTTTTTTTCTTAAAAGATCGCAATACTATCTTGCAGTGGTTTGGTAATTTCTTACCAGCAGATCGTTCATTAGTGTCTAAGGTATGGAAAGAGTTAAATACTAAAATTGCAGGCTATGTACGCGGTAAGTTTCTAGAAATACTAATTGTGTGGGTAATTACCTTTATTACCTTTTTATTTTTTGGCTTGCAATACGCCATGCTCCTATCTTTCTTAGTAGGATTGTCGGTATTGATTCCCTTTGTGGGTGCGGTAGTAGTTACTATTCCAGTAGTGGCGGTGGCTTACTTTCAATGGGGTTATACCAATGATTTTATTTATGTGGTAATAGCCTATGGGATTATTCAGTTCTTAGATGGTAATTTATTAGTGCCCTTATTATTTTCAGAAATGGTTAATTTACATCCCGCCGCTATTATTATAGCTGTATTATTTTTTGGTGCGATTTGGGGTATTTGGGGGGTGTTCTTTGCTATTCCTTTGGCGACCTTAATTCATGCTATTATTAATGCATGGCCAGCTAGTCATGCCAGTGAAAGTGATTCAGTCAGCTACTAA
- a CDS encoding Crp/Fnr family transcriptional regulator, which translates to MLLGSLASQKLSAREQELLNLFQSLEDSQQSTLLAFASFLVSRQAPAPDKTLPTPQLLRRPEQESVVKALKRLKASYFMLESDVLLHASSALMTEHIMQGRPAAEVIDELEQLFANTYQQLVLKNS; encoded by the coding sequence ATGTTACTAGGTTCACTCGCATCCCAAAAGCTCTCAGCTAGAGAGCAAGAGCTATTAAATCTGTTTCAATCTCTTGAGGACAGTCAGCAAAGCACCTTGTTGGCTTTTGCTAGCTTTTTAGTGAGTCGCCAAGCTCCTGCTCCTGATAAGACTCTGCCCACCCCTCAACTATTACGTAGACCCGAACAAGAAAGTGTTGTTAAGGCACTTAAGCGTCTTAAGGCTAGTTACTTTATGTTAGAGAGCGATGTATTACTACATGCCTCCTCAGCCCTCATGACAGAACACATTATGCAAGGTCGTCCTGCTGCGGAAGTGATTGATGAGCTAGAGCAATTATTTGCTAATACTTATCAACAATTGGTACTTAAAAATAGCTAA
- a CDS encoding penicillin-binding protein 1A, with product MILIGRFLTFIVSAWLGSLLSLLMTGLLGLVLLYLYYAPRLPDKAALHQIELQVPMRIYDQNQQLLAEYGDELRRPLAFNAIPPQLINAFIAIEDSRFYEHNGIDLKGVARALKGVLSTGSASQGASTITMQLARNAFLGSQKTVDRKLKETLLALKIEENLSKQEILELYLNKIYLGNRAYGIGAAAETYYGKTIQELTLAEMAMIAGLPKAPSAYNPIVNPTRAMERRNYILLRMLQQNYITEAAYQEALASPNTAAVHRTEMNADAAYFVEMVRLAVIERFGQQDAYNQGYHVYTTLNPKTQQAAVQAVRTHLIDYDQRHGYRGAEVKLNLSDFKSREALLSELSNYQTLGGLQPAIVLESSAKQARLLLSTDDEITLALPQVDWARPFISADRRGSKPKRVNEVLKAGDLVRLSTEDDGSLKLSQLPEVSGATVLLDAKDGAIKAVVGGFDYQQSKFNRATQARRQPGSSFKPFLYASAFTQGYTPDSIVNDAPITIPTTSGNWTPQNYGGSYIGPTTLREALAKSRNLVSVRLLKAIGVQSLIDYATRFGFAPQDLPNNYTLALGTAMTNPLQMASAYATFANGGYKVEPYFITRITNNNGEVLFNARPARACGDNVEYCTTQNDNIHPLLATSVQPAAKRIMDERTHYFTVQVLQEVTQKGTAVSATKILKRQAIGGKTGTTNDQKDAWFCGITPDYSAVSWMGFDDMKELGEGETGTNAALPVWTQLMASVLGDSPDVAWVAPEGLKTAEPILHANPNDATTALNAGEKVVINAGQPNSYTPPIPRFEYKSTAALTEVSPEVDSTVYTPRTRVDNERPRPKPTRPVRPVQPRSEAVEIPEQIF from the coding sequence ATGATTCTAATCGGTCGCTTTCTAACCTTTATAGTGAGTGCTTGGCTCGGCTCGCTATTATCACTGTTGATGACTGGCTTATTAGGCTTAGTATTATTGTATTTATACTATGCGCCCCGTTTACCTGATAAAGCCGCACTACATCAAATTGAGCTACAAGTGCCTATGCGCATTTATGATCAAAATCAACAGCTACTCGCCGAGTATGGGGATGAGCTACGCCGCCCTCTTGCTTTTAATGCTATCCCTCCCCAACTGATCAATGCATTTATTGCTATCGAGGACTCACGCTTTTACGAACACAATGGGATAGACCTTAAAGGCGTGGCGCGTGCTTTGAAAGGGGTATTGTCTACCGGAAGTGCGAGTCAAGGCGCGAGTACTATTACTATGCAGCTTGCCCGCAATGCTTTTTTAGGCAGCCAAAAAACTGTTGACCGCAAACTGAAAGAAACCTTATTAGCGCTAAAAATCGAAGAAAACCTTTCTAAACAGGAAATTTTAGAGCTGTATTTGAATAAGATTTATCTAGGTAATCGTGCCTATGGTATTGGGGCGGCGGCAGAAACCTATTATGGTAAAACGATACAGGAACTCACACTAGCAGAAATGGCAATGATTGCGGGCTTACCCAAAGCACCTTCCGCTTATAATCCGATTGTGAATCCTACGCGGGCAATGGAGCGGCGAAATTACATTTTATTGCGCATGTTGCAGCAAAACTATATTACCGAGGCTGCCTATCAAGAAGCGCTTGCTAGCCCCAACACGGCTGCGGTGCATCGTACTGAAATGAATGCGGATGCGGCTTATTTTGTGGAAATGGTACGCTTAGCAGTAATTGAACGTTTTGGTCAACAAGACGCTTATAATCAAGGCTATCATGTTTACACCACACTAAACCCCAAAACCCAACAAGCCGCCGTGCAAGCAGTACGCACTCATTTAATAGATTATGATCAACGGCATGGCTATCGAGGGGCTGAGGTCAAACTCAATTTAAGCGATTTTAAAAGCCGCGAAGCTTTATTAAGTGAACTCTCTAACTATCAGACTTTGGGTGGCTTACAACCCGCGATTGTATTAGAAAGTTCAGCTAAACAAGCGCGTTTATTACTCAGTACCGATGATGAAATAACGTTAGCTCTGCCACAAGTAGACTGGGCGCGACCTTTTATTTCCGCAGATCGGCGTGGCTCTAAACCTAAGCGGGTGAATGAGGTTTTAAAAGCGGGTGACCTAGTACGTTTAAGTACTGAAGACGACGGCAGCCTAAAATTAAGCCAACTCCCAGAAGTGAGTGGTGCAACCGTATTACTAGACGCCAAAGATGGCGCTATTAAAGCCGTTGTCGGCGGGTTTGATTATCAACAATCCAAATTCAACCGCGCCACTCAAGCACGCCGCCAACCCGGTTCCAGTTTTAAGCCCTTTCTATATGCCAGCGCTTTTACCCAAGGGTATACGCCCGATAGTATTGTGAATGATGCGCCTATTACTATTCCCACTACCAGTGGCAATTGGACTCCACAAAACTATGGCGGTAGCTATATTGGCCCTACGACTTTACGCGAAGCCTTAGCTAAATCACGTAATTTAGTGTCAGTACGCCTATTAAAAGCTATAGGTGTGCAATCCCTGATTGATTATGCCACGCGCTTTGGCTTTGCCCCTCAAGACTTACCTAATAACTACACCTTAGCCTTAGGTACAGCTATGACTAACCCACTACAAATGGCTAGCGCCTATGCTACGTTTGCTAATGGGGGCTATAAAGTTGAGCCTTATTTTATTACCCGTATTACCAATAATAATGGTGAAGTACTATTTAATGCCCGCCCCGCTCGCGCCTGTGGCGATAATGTGGAGTACTGCACTACGCAAAACGATAATATTCATCCCTTACTCGCCACCAGCGTGCAACCAGCGGCTAAACGCATTATGGATGAGCGTACTCATTACTTTACTGTGCAGGTCTTACAAGAAGTTACCCAAAAAGGGACAGCGGTAAGCGCTACTAAAATCCTGAAACGTCAAGCGATTGGTGGCAAAACCGGAACCACTAACGACCAAAAAGATGCTTGGTTTTGTGGTATTACTCCAGACTATAGTGCAGTGAGTTGGATGGGTTTTGATGATATGAAAGAACTCGGTGAGGGTGAAACCGGAACTAATGCCGCTTTGCCAGTGTGGACTCAATTGATGGCAAGTGTGTTAGGTGATAGTCCCGATGTTGCTTGGGTTGCCCCCGAAGGACTTAAAACCGCAGAGCCAATACTCCATGCTAATCCAAATGACGCAACCACGGCGCTCAATGCGGGCGAGAAAGTCGTCATTAATGCGGGACAACCTAATAGCTATACTCCACCCATCCCGCGCTTTGAGTATAAAAGCACCGCAGCACTAACCGAGGTTAGCCCTGAAGTCGATTCTACGGTTTACACACCGCGCACAAGGGTTGATAATGAACGTCCGAGACCTAAGCCCACGCGCCCCGTGCGCCCAGTTCAACCCCGCTCGGAAGCTGTCGAAATACCTGAACAAATATTTTAA